DNA from Arthrobacter sp. FW305-BF8:
GCCGGCAGCATCAGCGACTTCCCGATCGTCTTCCTCGCCGTCTCCTCCGACAAGCCGCTGAGCGAGCTGAACACGGACCTTCAGCGGCTGTCGGTACCGCGGCTGCAAAAGCTCGACGGCGTCCGCGGCGCCGACGTGACGGGCGGCGCCAACCGGCACATCCTGATCCAGCCGAACGCGGCCAGCATGGCCGCCGGCGGTGCCAGCATCCAGGCGGTCCGGGACGCCCTGACCAACAACGGCGATCTCGTTCCGGCGGGCACGATCGAGGAGAAGGGCCAAAGCCTCTCCCTGCAGATCGGCAGCCCGGTCGACTCGGTGGCCGCGGTGAAGTCCCTGCCGCTCACCGGCGCCACAGCCGGCACCACCATCGGTTCCGTAGCCGACGTCAGCATTCAGGATGACGTGCGCACCTCCATCACCCGGACGAACGGCCTCGAAACACTGGCCATTTCCGTGACGAAGAAACCCGAGGGCGACACCGTGGCGATCTCGCACGCGGTGAAGGATCTGGTGCCCCAGCTCGAGGCGGAGCTTGGCTCGAACGCCAAGTTCACCCCCGTCTTCGACCAGGCGCCCTTTATCGAGAAGTCCATCAAGGACCTCACCACGGAGGGCCTCCTGGGCCTCGGTTTCGCAGTGGCCATCATTCTGCTGTTCCTGATGTCCGTCCGCTCCACCCTGGTCACCGCCGTCTCCATTCCGCTCTCTCTGCTCATCACCTTCATCGGCCTGTCCGGCACGGGGTATTCGCTGAACATCCTCACGCTCGGGGCGCTGACCATCGCCATCGGCCGGGTAGTTGATGACTCGATCGTGGTGATCGAGAACATCAAGCGGCACCTGAGCTACGGCGAAGCCAAGCTCACCGCGATCCTCACGTCCATCCGCGAGGTGGCCGGCGCCATCACCGCCTCCACACTGACGACAGTGGCTGTCTTCCTCCCGATCGCCTTCGTCGGCGAACTCACGGGGGAACTGTTCCGGCCGTTCGCCCTGACGGTCACCATTGCGCTGCTCTCCTCGCTCCTGGTGTCGCTGACCATCGTTCCCGTGCTCGCGTACTGGTTCCTGAAGAGCCCCGCCAACGGTGCCGGCGAGGCCCCGCGCTCCGCCCGGGAAGTCCAGGCACAGGCACACGAGGCCGAGCAGCGCAGCCTCCTGCAGCGCGGCTACCTTCCCGTCCTGACCAAGACCCAGAAGCACCCCGTGCTCACCCTCATCGCCGCGGTCCTGGTCCTCGGGGGGACCGCTGCAATGACGCCACTGCTCGCCACCGACCTGCTGGGACGCTCAGGCGAGAACAGCATGACGGTCAAGCAGGAACTGCCCGCCGGCACGAGCCTCGAGGACACCAGCGCCGCGGCCCGGAAGGTCGAGGACGTGCTCCTTGGCATCGACGGCATCAGGGACGTCCAGGTGACCTCCGGCAACGCGCAGGCGGGCTTCACCGCGCTGACGTCCTCGGGCGCCTCCAACTCCTCTTTCACCGTGGTCACCGAAGAGAAGGCAAACCAGGGCAAGCTGCAGGAGACCGTCCGCAGCGAACTGGCGGCGGCAGGTGCTGCCGGCAAGATCTCCGTCGGTTCCCAGCAGGGAGGCTTCGGGACGTCCTCCACCGTGGACGTCACCCTGAAGGCTGCCACCTCCGAAGATCTAAGGAAGGCCAGCGACTCCATGGTCAAGGCATTGACCGGAGTGCCCGGAAGCAGTGAGGTGACCACCAACCTGGCTGCCAGCCAGCCCGTGGTACAGGTGAAGGTTGACCGGGCCAAGGCCGTTGCCGCCGGCCTGACCGAAGAGCAGGTGGCGGGCGTCCTCGCCTCCACCATCAGCCCCGTCCCCGCAGGCACCGTGCGCATCGACACGGACGATTTCCCGGTCCAGATCGGCGAAGGAAAACGCTTCACCAGCATCGCCGCCGTCCGCGACATCCCGCTCCCCACCGCTTCCGGCGCGGTCCCGCTCAGCCGGATTGCCGCCGTCGAACAGGTCGACGTCCCGGTCTCCATCACCTCCAGCAACGGCCAGCGGACCGCGCAGGTGTCCGTCACGCCGTCGGGATCCAACCTGGGAGCCGTCAGCGCGGAGGTGCAGCAGCGGCTCAAAGCCGTGGACCTTCCCGCCGGGGTGACCGCGGCGATCGGCGGCGCCACCACCCAGCAGGCGGAGTCCTTCCGGCAGCTCGGCCTCGCACTGCTGGCCGCCATCGCCATCGTCTACGTGATCATGGTGGCGACGTTCAAGTCCCTGGTGCAGCCGCTGATCCTCCTCGTTTCGGTGCCGTTCGCCGCCACCGGAGCGGTTGCCCTGCTTCTTGTCACGCGGGTCCCCCTGGGGCTGCCGTCGCTGATCGGCATGCTGATGCTCGTTGGCATCGTGGTGACCAACGCGATTGTGCTGATCGACCTGATCAACCAGTACCGGAATCCGCGCGGCGGCAATCCGGGGATGAGCGTTGCCGACGCCATCACCCACGGCGCCCGGCAGCGACTCCGGCCCATCCTCATGACCGCGCTGGCCACGGTCTTCGCGCTGACCCCCATGGCCCTGGGCATGACGGGCGGCGGCGGGTTCATTTCGCAGCCGCTGGCCATCGTGGTGATCGGCGGCCTGGTGTCCTCCACCGCGCTGACGCTGGTGCTCGTCCCCGTCCTCTACCGGCTGGTGGAGGGGCGGAAGGAGAAAAAGGAGCTCATGCGCCAGCTCAAGCAGCGTCCCGGATTTTCCCCCGCCGAAGACGACGTCGACGCCGAGTTCGCGGACTGGACCACCGGCATGGTGCCCAAGCTCAGCGGACGGCGTGCCGCCCCCGGCTCCCCCGAATAACCCGGCGCCTCCCCACTTCTCCTCCCCACCCAACTAGGTAGCAGCAGAGGGCGTTCCCAGCGCTGGGAACGCCCTCTGCTGCTACCTAGATCACGTGCCTGCCGCGCGCCCTGTGGATAACCCAAATCCCGCCTCTCGTTTTTGGCACGATGGGGCCATGAAATATCCGAGCCCGTTGCCGGAGCATCTCTCGGCCGTGGCCTTCACCGTGGATGAGGCGCTCAACGCCGGAGTTACCCGGGCCCGGCTGAAGAACGGCGGCCTCGTGACTCCCAGCCGGGGCATCCGGATGCCTTCGGGAGCCGGCACCAGCCCCGAGTGCCTGGTGCAGCTTGCACAGTTGGCCAGGCCGCACACGCTGGTGGCCCGCCTTTCGGCCGCGTCACACGCCACGGCGTTCCTGCTGTGGGAGTTCCCCGGCTTTCTCCCGGGCGCCGACAGGCCGGGCATCCACATTTCCCGTCCGGATGCGGTTAGTATCACCCGGCGCCGGGGTGTGGTGGGCCACCGCGGGCAGTTCTTTCCGGACGAAGTCGTGGAACTCTACGGGGTGTTCGTGACCAGCAGGGCCCGGACGTGGCTGGACATCGCACGGCGGATGAGTGTCGACGAGCTGACGGTGGTGGCTGACCACCTCCTGCGCCGTCCCCGCCCCGAATTCGAGGGTAGGTCCGCAGCCCATGCCACCAGCGACGAACTCGCCGACATGTTGGACAGGCACAAAGGAACGCCCGGGATCAGGAAGGCCCGACCGGCACTGGAACAGGCGCGCGTCGGCGCGGATTCTGCCCCCGAGACACGGCTCCGGCTTGCCTTGGCCCGCCGTCGCCTTCCCGAAGCTGACGTCAACGTCCCTGTAACGCTGGTTGGCGGCGTCGTGCGCCAACCCGACCTTTCCTACCCGGAGTTCCGTGTGGCGGTG
Protein-coding regions in this window:
- a CDS encoding efflux RND transporter permease subunit, with amino-acid sequence MFRLAQLSLGNRALIALITIFASVFGVITMSSLKQELIPSVEFPRITVITSMPGASPEVVDKQVSRPLETALNGVEGLESTSSTSRNGVSQISLVFTYGSNLDRARNQIDRAISNAKRTLPDDVQPQAIAGSISDFPIVFLAVSSDKPLSELNTDLQRLSVPRLQKLDGVRGADVTGGANRHILIQPNAASMAAGGASIQAVRDALTNNGDLVPAGTIEEKGQSLSLQIGSPVDSVAAVKSLPLTGATAGTTIGSVADVSIQDDVRTSITRTNGLETLAISVTKKPEGDTVAISHAVKDLVPQLEAELGSNAKFTPVFDQAPFIEKSIKDLTTEGLLGLGFAVAIILLFLMSVRSTLVTAVSIPLSLLITFIGLSGTGYSLNILTLGALTIAIGRVVDDSIVVIENIKRHLSYGEAKLTAILTSIREVAGAITASTLTTVAVFLPIAFVGELTGELFRPFALTVTIALLSSLLVSLTIVPVLAYWFLKSPANGAGEAPRSAREVQAQAHEAEQRSLLQRGYLPVLTKTQKHPVLTLIAAVLVLGGTAAMTPLLATDLLGRSGENSMTVKQELPAGTSLEDTSAAARKVEDVLLGIDGIRDVQVTSGNAQAGFTALTSSGASNSSFTVVTEEKANQGKLQETVRSELAAAGAAGKISVGSQQGGFGTSSTVDVTLKAATSEDLRKASDSMVKALTGVPGSSEVTTNLAASQPVVQVKVDRAKAVAAGLTEEQVAGVLASTISPVPAGTVRIDTDDFPVQIGEGKRFTSIAAVRDIPLPTASGAVPLSRIAAVEQVDVPVSITSSNGQRTAQVSVTPSGSNLGAVSAEVQQRLKAVDLPAGVTAAIGGATTQQAESFRQLGLALLAAIAIVYVIMVATFKSLVQPLILLVSVPFAATGAVALLLVTRVPLGLPSLIGMLMLVGIVVTNAIVLIDLINQYRNPRGGNPGMSVADAITHGARQRLRPILMTALATVFALTPMALGMTGGGGFISQPLAIVVIGGLVSSTALTLVLVPVLYRLVEGRKEKKELMRQLKQRPGFSPAEDDVDAEFADWTTGMVPKLSGRRAAPGSPE